The following are encoded together in the Populus trichocarpa isolate Nisqually-1 chromosome 5, P.trichocarpa_v4.1, whole genome shotgun sequence genome:
- the LOC18098528 gene encoding receptor-like protein 14, translating into MLTGSGTFFNSSTLEELYLDYTSLPLNFLPKIRALPALKVLSVSDSNLNGTLPTRGTFFNSSTLEELYLDYTSLPLNFLQDIGALPALKVLSVGECNINDTLPAQGWCELKNLEQLDLYGNNLGGSLPDCLGNLSSLQLLDVYEN; encoded by the exons atgttgACAGGATCAG gGACTTTCTTCAATTCGAGCACTCTTGAAGAATTGTATCTAGATTATACTTCTCTCCCATTAAACTTTCTCCCGAAAATCAGAGCATTGCCAGCTCTTAAGGTCTTGTCTGTTAGTGATAGTAACCTCAATGGCACCCTGCCCACTCGAG GGACTTTTTTCAATTCGAGCACCCTTGAAGAATTGTATCTAGATTATACTTCTCTCCCATTAAACTTTCTCCAGGACATCGGTGCATTGCCAGCTCTTAAGGTCTTGTCTGTTGGTGAATGTAACATCAATGACACCCTACCCGCTCAAG GCTGGTGTGAATTGAAGAATCTGGAGCAATTAGATCTCTATGGAAATAATTTAGGAGGTTCACTCCCAGATTGTTTGGGAAACTTGTCATCTCTACAACTATTAGATGTTTATGAAAACTAG